The Kocuria turfanensis genome contains the following window.
GCCAGATCCGCCACACCGCCGCGGCGAGCGCCTCGGCGCCGGCTCCGGCGGGGGGCACGGGGACGAGGCCGAGCCACAGCTCGGTGCCGTTCTCCACGAGCGCCGCGAGCGGTTCCCAGTCGCGGGCGGTGCCCTCCGGGGCGGTCAGCTGCACGGCGTCGGCACCGGCCTCCGGGGCCAGCCGGGAGTCGACCCCCGGGGGAAGCCGCAGCGCGACGGCGGCGGCCCCGGCCTGCCGGCAGGCCTCCACCACGGCGGCCAGGGAGGTCCGGGCCTCCGCCGCGGGCACGGCCCGCAGGGTCCGGTAGCCGCTCATCGTGGGCAGGGTGCCCGCGAGCACCTGCGCCAGGTCCGGCTCGTCCAGCTGGACGACGATCTCGCGGCCGGGCGCCGCGGCCCGCACGGCGCGCACGTGCGCGGTGACGCCGGAGGCCAGGGAGTCGCGCAGGTCGCGGCGGGCGCCGTGGTCCTTGAGGGCGCGCTCCCCGGCGTGCAGGTGCAGCCGGGCGGCGAGGGTGAGCGGGCCGAGCAGCTG
Protein-coding sequences here:
- a CDS encoding uroporphyrinogen decarboxylase/cobalamine-independent methonine synthase family protein is translated as MNRAPDPRRTDPDVPHVVGTALGAMPGTDVVETVTLLRGELGAPHLSFLPSLPARGPAADPVARTAAVLDELHADRQPHGLRVSGVPGKDSRAARALLAGDVNVLADVIGAESGGDDAPVKTQLLGPLTLAARLHLHAGERALKDHGARRDLRDSLASGVTAHVRAVRAAAPGREIVVQLDEPDLAQVLAGTLPTMSGYRTLRAVPAAEARTSLAAVVEACRQAGAAAVALRLPPGVDSRLAPEAGADAVQLTAPEGTARDWEPLAALVENGTELWLGLVPVPPAGAGAEALAAAVWRIWRDLGLPAGALDRVRITPREDLLALGPDGVREVLSRVTGTASALARTAAEA